A DNA window from Acetobacter aceti NBRC 14818 contains the following coding sequences:
- a CDS encoding amino acid permease, with product MTESTINRNSTSEGYKKTLGRRQMQMIAIGGCIGTGLFLGAGSRLQQGGPSLAIVYAVCGLFSFFILRALGELTMYSPSSGSYVSHAREFLGDKAAFVAGWVSFLNWVMTGIADITAVALYMHFWSAFSSFPQWLLALIALCIVTGMNLIGVKYFGEMEFWFSMIKVVALVVFLIAGSIILGTGMPVAGHETGFHLIADNGGFFPHGMLAALALTQGVVFAYSGIELIGTAAGECDNPHEILPRAVNSVIWRIAVFYVGSVVLLVCLLPWTAYQASESPFVTFFNALGVPYADSVMNFIVLTAALSSLNSGVYSTSRVLRALALGGSAPRFLSAMNSHSVPYAGILLIAAFYLVGVVLNYIVPQSVFEIVLSFAAIGIICTWGIIILSQIAFRRAVVRGEIAAPSSFRMPGAPFTSWLTLAFLAAVVVLMACDYPAGAITVGATPLLVIVFVIGWYLTPRKPPMLMPETSSSPILTNMVMKEQPETP from the coding sequence ATGACTGAGTCGACAATCAACCGGAACAGCACCAGCGAAGGCTATAAAAAGACCCTGGGTCGCAGGCAGATGCAGATGATCGCCATTGGCGGCTGTATCGGCACTGGCCTTTTCCTTGGTGCGGGAAGTCGTCTCCAGCAGGGCGGTCCCTCGCTGGCCATCGTTTATGCGGTGTGCGGACTTTTCAGCTTTTTCATCCTGCGGGCTCTTGGCGAACTGACCATGTACAGCCCGAGTAGCGGGAGTTACGTGTCCCATGCCCGTGAGTTTCTGGGAGACAAGGCGGCTTTTGTGGCGGGTTGGGTGTCATTCCTCAACTGGGTGATGACCGGAATCGCCGATATTACGGCCGTCGCTCTTTATATGCATTTCTGGAGCGCATTCTCTTCTTTTCCACAATGGCTGCTGGCGCTGATTGCCCTGTGCATCGTGACGGGCATGAATCTCATCGGCGTAAAATATTTTGGAGAAATGGAATTCTGGTTCTCCATGATCAAGGTTGTCGCTCTGGTTGTTTTTCTGATTGCCGGTTCGATCATACTGGGCACCGGTATGCCTGTGGCGGGGCATGAAACAGGGTTCCACCTCATCGCAGATAATGGTGGTTTCTTCCCGCACGGTATGCTGGCGGCGCTCGCGCTGACGCAGGGAGTGGTTTTCGCCTACTCCGGGATCGAACTGATCGGCACGGCGGCTGGTGAGTGTGACAATCCGCATGAGATCCTGCCCCGGGCCGTCAACAGTGTGATCTGGCGGATTGCCGTTTTCTATGTCGGGTCCGTTGTGCTGCTGGTCTGTCTGCTGCCGTGGACGGCCTATCAGGCAAGCGAAAGTCCGTTCGTGACCTTCTTCAATGCGCTGGGCGTGCCTTATGCGGATAGCGTGATGAATTTCATCGTGCTGACGGCGGCCCTGTCCAGCCTGAACTCCGGCGTTTATTCCACCAGTCGCGTGCTGCGCGCGCTGGCTCTCGGTGGCTCTGCTCCCCGATTCCTGAGCGCCATGAACAGCCACTCCGTGCCTTATGCAGGTATTCTGCTGATCGCTGCGTTTTATCTTGTCGGTGTCGTTCTCAATTACATTGTGCCGCAGAGTGTTTTTGAGATTGTGCTCAGTTTTGCGGCGATCGGCATTATCTGCACATGGGGTATCATCATCCTGAGCCAGATCGCCTTCCGCAGGGCCGTCGTCCGCGGGGAAATAGCCGCACCATCCTCATTCCGCATGCCGGGCGCGCCGTTCACATCCTGGCTGACGCTGGCTTTTCTGGCTGCTGTGGTCGTGCTGATGGCGTGCGATTATCCGGCCGGAGCCATCACTGTCGGCGCGACGCCGCTGCTGGTGATCGTCTTTGTGATCGGCTGGTATCTGACGCCCAGAAAGCCGCCTATGCTGATGCCGGAAACCTCGTCTTCTCCGATACTGACCAATATGGTGATGAAAGAGCAGCCGGAAACGCCCTGA
- a CDS encoding fructose bisphosphate aldolase, whose amino-acid sequence MSNDRMKSQISEKGGFIAALDQSGGSTPGALKAYGIPETAYSSEEDMFRLIHDMRVRIITAPSFSGDKVIGAILFERTMDGLANGKPVPTYLWEERGVVPFLKIDKGLEDEANGVRLMKPNPGLDALLERAAKLGIYGTKERSVINLPDQEGIAAVVKQQFEIAHQVASHGLVAIIEPEVLVKSPDKKGAEAILHDELLKALNAMPGDYKVMLKVTIPEIADLYEDLVKHPRVERVVALSGGYSLDESCERLKKNHGMIASFSRALLGGLQDGMSDAEFDATLGKTIDKIYDASVNKV is encoded by the coding sequence ATGTCCAACGACCGTATGAAGAGCCAGATTTCGGAAAAGGGTGGCTTTATCGCGGCACTCGACCAGAGCGGCGGTTCAACGCCGGGCGCTCTGAAGGCTTATGGCATTCCTGAGACGGCCTATTCTTCTGAAGAGGATATGTTCCGTCTTATCCACGACATGCGTGTGCGGATTATCACCGCTCCGAGCTTTTCCGGCGACAAGGTGATTGGTGCGATCCTGTTCGAGCGCACCATGGATGGTCTTGCAAACGGCAAGCCGGTTCCGACCTATCTGTGGGAAGAGCGTGGCGTTGTTCCGTTCCTGAAGATCGACAAGGGTCTTGAGGACGAAGCCAATGGCGTGCGTCTGATGAAGCCGAATCCCGGTCTTGATGCGCTGCTGGAGCGCGCTGCGAAGCTGGGCATTTACGGCACCAAGGAGCGTTCGGTCATCAACCTGCCGGATCAGGAAGGCATTGCCGCTGTTGTGAAGCAGCAGTTCGAGATTGCCCATCAGGTCGCGTCTCACGGTCTGGTTGCGATCATCGAGCCGGAAGTGCTGGTGAAGAGCCCGGACAAGAAGGGCGCCGAAGCCATTCTGCATGATGAGCTGCTCAAGGCGCTCAATGCGATGCCGGGCGATTACAAGGTCATGCTGAAGGTCACGATCCCAGAGATTGCCGACCTGTATGAAGACCTCGTCAAGCATCCGCGCGTCGAGCGTGTGGTGGCTCTTTCGGGCGGTTATTCACTCGATGAGTCCTGTGAGCGTCTGAAGAAGAATCACGGCATGATCGCCAGCTTCTCCCGCGCTCTACTCGGTGGGTTGCAGGACGGCATGTCCGACGCCGAATTCGACGCTACACTTGGTAAAACAATTGACAAGATTTATGAC
- a CDS encoding dicarboxylate/amino acid:cation symporter: MAAAAPQVDTKRRTYAILIALGLGVVSGLLLHTLGDSAIYGAEQAGKLMTGLFLRLIKMVIAPLVFATLVSGIGKLGDDTLVLRVGGRILLWFIAMSFVSLTIGLLAANILQPGIGFSPPPITDIASLKHPFQPIDFILHIAPTSILDAMARNDILQIVVFSVLFGLALPAAGKAGKIMLNWTEELGHIMLRMTDMVMLLAPMAVFGSVMGSLASGGGAMLLHYGRFLVEFYSTILILWCVLTGLAFLVLGPRIKGLLKELFQPIILGYATASSESVYPLLLEKLENFGVPTRIGGFVLPLGYSFNLDGSILFQSFGAIFIAQAYGITLPWSQQALMVLVMMLSSKGIAGVPRASLVTLVAVLPQFGLPEAGIALILGIDHFLDMARTATNVLGNGYAAAISAKWEGELSDGPTKDVM, translated from the coding sequence ATGGCCGCAGCCGCACCTCAGGTCGATACAAAAAGACGCACTTACGCCATTCTCATCGCACTGGGTCTCGGTGTTGTGAGCGGGCTTCTTCTTCACACGCTGGGTGATAGCGCCATCTACGGAGCGGAACAGGCAGGAAAGCTGATGACCGGGCTGTTCCTGCGTCTGATCAAGATGGTCATCGCACCGCTTGTCTTCGCCACGCTCGTCAGCGGCATCGGGAAGCTGGGTGACGATACGCTGGTCCTGCGTGTCGGAGGGCGCATCCTGCTCTGGTTTATCGCCATGTCCTTCGTGTCGCTCACGATAGGCCTTCTGGCGGCCAACATCCTGCAGCCCGGCATCGGCTTTTCACCGCCACCAATCACGGACATTGCGTCTCTCAAGCATCCTTTCCAGCCGATCGACTTCATCCTGCACATTGCGCCGACGAGCATTCTGGATGCCATGGCCCGAAACGACATCCTTCAAATTGTCGTATTCTCGGTGCTGTTCGGATTAGCTCTCCCCGCCGCAGGCAAGGCGGGTAAAATCATGCTCAACTGGACCGAAGAACTCGGTCACATCATGCTCCGGATGACGGACATGGTCATGCTTCTGGCTCCCATGGCTGTCTTCGGTTCCGTGATGGGCAGTCTCGCCAGCGGCGGCGGTGCAATGCTGCTGCATTACGGGCGTTTTCTTGTCGAATTCTACAGCACCATCCTCATTCTGTGGTGCGTTCTGACAGGACTGGCTTTCCTGGTGCTTGGTCCGCGCATCAAGGGGCTTCTCAAGGAACTTTTTCAGCCCATTATCCTCGGTTACGCCACGGCGAGCAGTGAATCCGTCTATCCGCTACTGCTTGAGAAACTTGAAAACTTCGGCGTGCCGACCCGCATCGGTGGGTTCGTTCTACCCCTCGGTTACAGCTTCAATCTGGATGGTTCGATCCTGTTCCAGTCTTTTGGAGCAATCTTTATCGCTCAGGCTTACGGGATCACCCTGCCCTGGTCCCAGCAGGCCCTTATGGTGCTGGTCATGATGCTGAGCAGCAAAGGCATTGCAGGCGTGCCTCGCGCCTCCCTTGTAACGCTCGTTGCCGTATTGCCGCAGTTCGGACTTCCGGAGGCCGGGATCGCTCTCATACTAGGGATCGACCATTTTCTCGACATGGCCCGGACCGCCACCAATGTGCTTGGCAACGGCTATGCGGCCGCCATTTCCGCAAAATGGGAAGGCGAGCTTTCAGATGGGCCGACCAAGGATGTCATGTAA